The following are encoded together in the Variovorax sp. PBS-H4 genome:
- a CDS encoding fumarylacetoacetate hydrolase family protein, which yields MRIATYHYQGRRQVGLVADDGMTVHPLALDADRAQRGVLPLVEDQAAGIAWPAPTGDTLALADVRLEAPLPLPRRNLFCVGRNYHAHAKELSGSVFRNNAANPQEWPIVFTKVPECVIGPADEVRLPGDTISAQIDYEAELAVVIGKAGRNIARADALSHVFGYTIVNDITARDVQMRHQQWDLGKSFDTFCPMGPWIVSADALDGTQTRVRCWVNGELRQDAQTTDLIFDIPTLIETCSRGITLYPGDVIATGTPAGVGMGFTPPRYLKTGDTVRIEIDGIGTLENSFS from the coding sequence TTGCGCATTGCCACCTACCACTACCAAGGCCGTCGGCAGGTCGGGCTCGTTGCCGATGACGGCATGACCGTCCACCCCCTCGCGCTCGACGCCGATCGAGCGCAACGGGGCGTCCTGCCCCTCGTCGAAGACCAGGCCGCGGGTATCGCCTGGCCGGCCCCCACCGGCGACACCCTGGCGCTCGCCGACGTGCGGCTCGAAGCTCCCTTGCCTTTGCCGCGCCGCAATCTGTTCTGCGTCGGCCGCAATTACCACGCGCATGCCAAGGAGCTGTCCGGCTCGGTGTTCAGGAACAACGCGGCAAACCCGCAGGAATGGCCCATCGTTTTCACCAAGGTGCCCGAATGCGTGATCGGGCCGGCCGACGAGGTCCGGCTGCCGGGCGACACGATCTCGGCGCAGATCGACTACGAGGCGGAGTTGGCGGTGGTCATCGGCAAGGCCGGCCGCAACATCGCGCGTGCCGACGCGTTGTCGCACGTCTTCGGGTACACCATCGTCAACGACATCACCGCGCGCGACGTCCAGATGCGGCACCAGCAATGGGACCTCGGCAAGTCCTTCGACACCTTCTGCCCGATGGGCCCCTGGATCGTGAGCGCCGACGCGCTGGACGGCACGCAGACCCGGGTGCGCTGCTGGGTCAACGGCGAGCTGCGCCAGGACGCACAAACGACCGACCTCATCTTCGACATCCCCACCCTGATCGAGACCTGCTCGCGTGGCATCACGCTGTACCCGGGCGATGTGATCGCGACCGGCACGCCGGCCGGGGTCGGCATGGGTTTCACGCCGCCGCGCTACCTGAAGACGGGCGATACCGTGCGCATCGAAATCGATGGGATCGGCACGCTCGAGAACAGCTTCAGCTGA
- a CDS encoding GntR family transcriptional regulator, giving the protein MSSKTDEIVSNIRSAVAAHRLLPGVQLREVALGKLYGVSRTVVRQALQTLAREGLVDLTPGRIASVAKPTPEEARDTFDLRWAIERHATETLARKLTKKHVAALRAHVKLERAARAARNAEEVRRLGAGFHVLVAQLAGNALLARTLEQLVARIALILLLYRHDYDEHVECLQDEHTEFIDLLESGAAAKALQLLQRHLQTVEVSLNVENMAVVDDPHLRRALLAG; this is encoded by the coding sequence ATGTCCAGCAAGACCGACGAGATTGTTTCGAACATCCGCAGCGCCGTCGCGGCACATCGCCTGCTCCCGGGCGTGCAGTTGCGCGAGGTGGCGCTCGGCAAGCTGTATGGCGTGAGCCGCACCGTCGTCCGGCAGGCGCTGCAGACGCTGGCGCGCGAGGGCCTGGTGGATCTCACGCCGGGCCGCATCGCCTCGGTCGCCAAGCCGACGCCGGAAGAGGCGCGCGATACTTTCGACCTGCGCTGGGCCATCGAGCGGCATGCAACCGAAACGCTGGCGCGGAAGCTCACCAAGAAGCACGTGGCCGCGCTGCGGGCGCACGTCAAGCTGGAACGGGCGGCGCGTGCGGCGCGCAATGCGGAAGAGGTTCGCCGGCTCGGCGCGGGTTTTCACGTGCTGGTGGCGCAGCTCGCTGGCAACGCACTGCTCGCCCGGACCCTCGAGCAGCTGGTCGCGCGGATTGCGCTGATCCTGCTGCTCTACCGTCACGACTACGACGAGCATGTCGAGTGCCTGCAGGACGAGCACACCGAGTTCATCGACCTGCTCGAATCGGGGGCTGCCGCCAAGGCGCTTCAGCTCCTGCAGCGGCACCTGCAGACGGTCGAGGTCAGCCTGAACGTCGAGAACATGGCGGTGGTGGACGATCCTCACCTGCGCCGGGCACTGCTCGCCGGCTGA
- a CDS encoding DNA-3-methyladenine glycosylase I, producing MSGEQPGLFTGEDGALRCRWCQGTTAYQHYHDNEWGFPVTDDRRLFEKLCLEGFQAGLSWLTILNKREAFRRAFAEFDAERVARFRPKDVERLLGDAGIVRHRGKIESAINNAQRVLELREQFGSLAAYAWGFEPDPASRPRRITHEALRSMSTSPESVAMSKDLKKRGWSFVGPTTVYAFMQAMGLVNDHLEDCHARELALAARGTLKVPR from the coding sequence GTGAGTGGAGAGCAGCCAGGGCTCTTCACCGGCGAAGACGGCGCGCTGCGCTGCCGCTGGTGCCAGGGGACCACGGCCTACCAGCACTACCACGACAACGAATGGGGTTTCCCCGTCACGGACGACCGGCGCCTGTTCGAGAAACTGTGTCTCGAGGGCTTCCAGGCGGGGCTGAGCTGGCTGACCATCCTCAACAAGCGCGAGGCCTTCCGGCGCGCCTTCGCGGAGTTCGACGCCGAGCGCGTGGCGCGCTTCAGGCCGAAGGACGTGGAGCGGCTGCTTGGCGATGCGGGCATCGTGCGGCACCGCGGCAAGATCGAGTCGGCCATCAACAACGCGCAACGGGTGCTGGAACTGCGCGAGCAGTTCGGCTCGCTCGCCGCCTATGCATGGGGCTTCGAGCCTGACCCGGCGTCGCGCCCTCGACGCATCACCCACGAGGCGCTGCGATCCATGAGCACCTCGCCCGAATCGGTGGCGATGTCCAAGGACCTGAAAAAGAGGGGCTGGAGCTTCGTCGGCCCGACGACGGTGTATGCGTTCATGCAGGCCATGGGGTTGGTCAACGACCATCTGGAGGACTGCCACGCGCGCGAGCTCGCACTGGCAGCGCGCGGCACGCTGAAGGTCCCGCGCTAG
- the dnaJ gene encoding molecular chaperone DnaJ, with translation MATKRDYYETLGVPKNASEEEIKKAYRKLAMKHHPDRNHGDSKDAETKFKEVKEAYEMLSDPQKRAAYDQYGHAGVDPNMRGGPGPEGFGGFAEAFGDIFGDVFGARAAGGRAGGRQVFRGSDLSYAMEITLEEAADGKDAQIRIPSWDDCGTCKGTGAKPGTKPITCTTCHGNGVVQMRQGFFSVQQTCPTCHGSGKIIPEPCATCHGQGKIKNHKTLEVKIPAGIDDGMRIRSTGNGEPGTNGGPPGDLYIEIRLKKHELFERDGDDLHCVVPVSITTAALGGEISVPTLKGPAAIDIPDGTQSGKQFRLRGKGIKGVRSSYPGDLYCHIRVETPVKLTEHQRKLMKELDESLRKGGDKHSPTDKGWFDKAKEFFS, from the coding sequence GCTGGCGATGAAGCACCACCCTGACCGCAACCATGGCGACAGCAAGGATGCCGAGACCAAGTTCAAGGAGGTCAAGGAAGCCTACGAGATGTTGTCGGACCCGCAGAAGCGCGCCGCCTACGACCAATACGGCCATGCAGGCGTGGATCCCAACATGCGCGGCGGGCCCGGGCCCGAGGGCTTCGGTGGCTTCGCGGAAGCCTTCGGCGACATCTTCGGCGACGTCTTCGGCGCCCGTGCTGCCGGCGGTCGGGCCGGTGGCCGCCAGGTGTTCCGCGGCAGCGACCTGAGCTACGCGATGGAGATCACGCTCGAGGAGGCGGCCGACGGCAAGGATGCGCAGATCCGCATCCCCAGCTGGGACGATTGCGGCACCTGCAAGGGCACCGGCGCCAAGCCCGGCACCAAGCCGATCACCTGCACCACCTGCCATGGCAACGGCGTGGTGCAGATGCGCCAGGGCTTCTTCAGCGTGCAGCAGACCTGCCCCACCTGCCACGGCAGCGGCAAGATCATTCCCGAGCCCTGCGCCACGTGCCACGGCCAAGGCAAGATCAAGAATCACAAGACGCTGGAGGTCAAGATCCCGGCCGGCATCGACGATGGCATGCGCATCCGCAGCACCGGCAATGGCGAGCCAGGCACCAACGGCGGTCCGCCTGGCGACCTGTACATCGAGATCCGGCTGAAGAAGCACGAGCTGTTCGAGCGCGATGGCGACGACCTGCACTGCGTGGTACCGGTCAGCATCACCACTGCCGCACTCGGGGGCGAGATCAGCGTGCCCACACTGAAGGGCCCTGCAGCCATCGACATCCCGGACGGCACCCAGAGCGGCAAGCAGTTCCGCCTGCGCGGCAAGGGGATCAAGGGCGTGCGCTCGAGCTACCCCGGCGACTTGTACTGTCACATCCGCGTGGAGACACCGGTCAAGCTCACGGAGCACCAGCGCAAGCTCATGAAGGAGCTGGACGAGTCGCTCAGGAAGGGCGGCGACAAGCACAGCCCCACCGACAAGGGCTGGTTCGACAAGGCCAAGGAATTCTTCAGCTAG
- a CDS encoding SpoVR family protein yields MNARKREPLPSPSDWTFDLIERYHSEIARVARGYKLDTYANQLEIITAEQMMDAYASVGMPVIYRHWSYGKQFISTEKNYRRGHMGLAYEIVINSDPCIAYLMEENTMAMQALVIAHAAYGHNSFFKGNYLFKMWTDASSIIDYLVYARHYISECEERHGVAAVEDLLDSCHALMNHGVDRYRRPQRLSLSQEQARREDREHHLQQQVNDLWRTLPKRAGRSAEEDEAAKRFPSEPQENLLYFIEKNAPLLEPWQREVVRIVRKIGQYFYPQRQTQVMNEGWATFWHYTLLNTLYDEGLLADGFMMEWLQSHTNVVFQPPVGHRAYSGINPYALGFAMYTDLRRICEEPTEEDRRWFPDLAGSPWQQTLDYAMRNFKDESFVGQFLSPKLMRDFRFFAIRDKQSESELEVSAIHDDSGYRQLRESLSRQYDLNHREPNIQVWSVNLRGDRSLTLRHTQHNDRPLHDDAHEVLKHVARLWGFDVHLESVDSQGRVNHRKVAGPQAA; encoded by the coding sequence GTGAACGCCAGGAAACGAGAACCCCTGCCCAGCCCTTCGGACTGGACCTTCGATCTGATCGAGCGCTACCACAGCGAGATCGCGCGCGTCGCGCGCGGCTACAAGCTGGACACCTACGCCAACCAGCTCGAGATCATCACGGCCGAGCAGATGATGGACGCGTACGCGTCGGTGGGCATGCCGGTCATCTACCGCCACTGGTCCTACGGCAAGCAGTTCATCTCCACCGAGAAGAACTACCGCCGCGGGCACATGGGGCTTGCCTACGAAATCGTCATCAATTCCGACCCTTGCATCGCCTACCTGATGGAAGAGAACACCATGGCCATGCAGGCCCTGGTGATCGCCCATGCCGCGTACGGGCACAACAGCTTCTTCAAGGGCAATTACCTGTTCAAGATGTGGACGGATGCATCGTCCATCATCGACTACCTGGTGTACGCACGGCACTACATCAGCGAGTGCGAGGAAAGACATGGCGTGGCGGCGGTGGAGGACCTGCTCGACTCCTGCCATGCGCTGATGAACCACGGCGTGGACCGCTACCGCCGCCCGCAGCGCCTGTCGCTGAGCCAGGAACAGGCGCGCCGCGAAGACCGCGAGCACCATCTGCAGCAACAGGTCAACGACCTATGGCGCACGCTGCCCAAGCGCGCCGGCCGCTCCGCCGAGGAAGACGAGGCCGCCAAGCGCTTCCCGTCCGAGCCGCAGGAGAACCTGCTTTACTTCATCGAGAAGAACGCACCATTGCTGGAGCCCTGGCAGCGCGAAGTGGTGCGTATCGTGCGCAAGATCGGGCAGTACTTCTATCCGCAGCGGCAGACCCAGGTCATGAACGAGGGCTGGGCCACCTTCTGGCACTACACCCTGCTCAATACCCTCTATGACGAGGGCCTGCTGGCCGACGGCTTCATGATGGAATGGCTGCAGTCCCACACCAACGTGGTGTTCCAGCCGCCGGTCGGCCACCGCGCCTACAGCGGCATCAACCCCTATGCGCTGGGCTTCGCCATGTACACCGACCTGCGCAGGATCTGCGAGGAACCTACCGAGGAGGACCGCCGCTGGTTCCCGGACCTGGCCGGTTCGCCCTGGCAGCAGACGCTCGACTACGCGATGCGCAACTTCAAGGACGAGAGCTTCGTCGGCCAGTTCCTCTCCCCGAAGCTGATGCGCGACTTCCGCTTCTTCGCGATCCGCGACAAGCAGAGCGAGTCCGAGCTCGAGGTGTCGGCCATCCACGACGACAGCGGCTACAGGCAACTGCGCGAGTCGCTGTCCCGGCAGTACGACCTCAACCACCGCGAGCCCAACATCCAGGTCTGGAGCGTCAACCTGCGCGGCGACCGTTCGCTGACCCTGCGCCACACCCAGCACAACGACCGCCCGCTGCACGACGATGCACATGAAGTGCTCAAGCATGTCGCCCGGCTGTGGGGCTTCGACGTTCACCTCGAGAGCGTCGACAGTCAGGGTCGGGTCAACCACCGGAAGGTGGCCGGACCGCAGGCGGCTTGA
- a CDS encoding FadR/GntR family transcriptional regulator, protein MYSALSLREAILDNLKSRTWRAGQRLPTERALSGQFGLSRTTVRRVLAELKERGLITQTVGSGTYVSAEVAQALAELGSGDAPLATSPAELMSARLVLEPAIIAMVVGNATAADFSRMEACCDRGEAAATLEEFELWDGRLHEAIADAAHNAFISAVFQRMNEVRAQGEWGMLKRRSATPERRLDYQREHRQLVAALKDRDGARAVQLCLEHLAHVRRNLLGY, encoded by the coding sequence GTGTACAGCGCCCTGTCCCTACGGGAAGCCATTCTCGACAACCTCAAGTCACGCACCTGGCGGGCCGGCCAGCGGCTGCCCACCGAGCGTGCGTTGAGCGGGCAGTTCGGCCTCAGCCGCACGACCGTGCGGCGCGTATTGGCGGAGCTCAAGGAGCGCGGCCTGATCACCCAGACCGTCGGAAGCGGAACCTATGTGAGCGCCGAGGTCGCGCAGGCGCTGGCGGAGCTGGGCAGCGGCGACGCGCCGCTCGCCACCAGCCCCGCGGAGCTGATGAGCGCGCGCCTCGTGCTCGAGCCGGCGATCATCGCCATGGTGGTGGGGAACGCCACCGCTGCGGACTTTTCCCGCATGGAGGCCTGCTGCGACCGGGGCGAGGCGGCCGCCACGCTGGAGGAATTCGAACTGTGGGACGGCCGCTTGCACGAGGCCATCGCCGATGCTGCGCACAACGCCTTCATTTCCGCCGTGTTCCAGCGCATGAACGAGGTGCGGGCCCAGGGCGAATGGGGCATGTTGAAGCGCCGCAGCGCCACGCCGGAGCGCCGTTTGGACTACCAGCGCGAGCACCGCCAACTGGTTGCCGCGCTCAAGGACCGCGACGGCGCGCGCGCCGTGCAGCTCTGCCTGGAGCATCTGGCGCACGTGCGGCGCAACCTGCTCGGCTACTAG
- a CDS encoding Bug family tripartite tricarboxylate transporter substrate binding protein translates to MHRSPRALLRLAMLAACCIAASALAQSSWPAKPITMIVPFPPGGVADTVARPVADALSRQLGQTVVVENRAGAGGAVGIGFVARAPADGYTVLLSLSSISILPEADLLLERKPAYQTSQFTPIARFTADPTVLVVRADAPWQTLSEFVADARRKPGAYNYGSSGNYGTMHVPMEMLKSAAGFRMTHIPYTGAGPAVVALLAGQVDAVASGPATVVQQIKAGKLRALAHWGDRPLAALPGVPSLEQAGFKVRFAQWSGLFVPAGTPDEVVSKLRAASAKAAADPAVLQVIEKAGSPMAYLDAPEFQSYWRTDAQAMTEAVRKIGKVE, encoded by the coding sequence ATGCACCGGTCCCCCCGCGCCCTGCTGCGCCTCGCGATGCTCGCCGCTTGCTGCATTGCCGCAAGCGCGCTCGCCCAATCGAGCTGGCCTGCCAAGCCCATCACCATGATCGTGCCGTTTCCGCCGGGCGGCGTGGCCGACACGGTCGCGCGGCCGGTGGCAGATGCCTTGTCGCGCCAACTTGGGCAGACGGTCGTGGTCGAGAACCGCGCCGGCGCAGGCGGCGCGGTGGGCATCGGCTTCGTGGCCCGCGCGCCTGCGGACGGCTACACGGTGCTGCTGAGCTTGTCCTCCATCTCCATCCTGCCCGAGGCCGACCTCCTGCTGGAGCGCAAGCCCGCCTATCAGACGAGCCAGTTCACGCCGATTGCGCGCTTCACGGCAGATCCGACCGTGCTGGTGGTGCGCGCCGACGCGCCCTGGCAGACGCTGTCCGAGTTCGTGGCCGATGCGCGACGCAAGCCCGGCGCTTACAACTACGGCAGCTCCGGCAACTACGGCACCATGCACGTGCCGATGGAAATGCTGAAGAGCGCGGCAGGCTTCCGCATGACGCACATCCCCTACACCGGTGCGGGACCTGCCGTGGTCGCGTTGCTTGCGGGCCAGGTGGACGCGGTCGCCAGCGGGCCCGCAACGGTGGTGCAGCAGATCAAGGCCGGCAAGCTGCGCGCACTCGCGCACTGGGGGGATCGGCCGCTGGCAGCGCTGCCGGGCGTCCCCAGCCTCGAGCAGGCCGGCTTCAAGGTCAGGTTCGCGCAGTGGTCGGGGCTGTTCGTGCCGGCGGGCACGCCGGACGAGGTGGTCAGCAAGCTGCGTGCTGCCTCCGCCAAGGCAGCGGCGGATCCGGCGGTCCTCCAGGTCATCGAGAAGGCGGGCAGCCCCATGGCCTACCTCGATGCGCCCGAGTTCCAGTCGTACTGGCGCACCGACGCCCAAGCCATGACCGAGGCGGTCCGGAAGATCGGAAAGGTCGAGTAA
- the aroQ gene encoding type II 3-dehydroquinate dehydratase, whose product MKKILVLNGPNLNLLGTREPAQYGYETLADVERLCAEAGTTLGVDIECRQSNHEGQLIDWVHEAGREVAAGRMLGVVMNPGAYTHTSIALHDAIKGASVPVVELHISNVHAREEFRHHSYISPAARGIIVGFGVKGYALAIEALVRVST is encoded by the coding sequence ATGAAAAAGATCCTTGTCCTCAACGGTCCCAATCTCAACCTGCTCGGCACCCGCGAGCCTGCGCAATATGGCTACGAAACGCTCGCCGACGTCGAGCGCCTGTGCGCGGAGGCGGGTACGACGCTGGGCGTGGACATCGAATGCCGGCAGTCCAACCACGAAGGCCAGCTGATCGACTGGGTTCACGAGGCCGGGCGCGAGGTGGCTGCCGGGCGCATGCTCGGCGTGGTCATGAACCCGGGCGCCTACACGCACACCTCGATCGCGCTGCACGACGCGATCAAGGGCGCGAGCGTGCCGGTGGTGGAGCTGCACATCTCGAACGTGCATGCGCGCGAGGAGTTCCGCCATCATTCGTACATCTCGCCGGCGGCGCGCGGCATCATCGTCGGCTTCGGCGTCAAGGGGTATGCGCTGGCGATCGAAGCGCTGGTGCGGGTGAGCACGTGA
- a CDS encoding PrkA family serine protein kinase has translation MDVISNFAARYERTREEVLSLQEYLEICKREPTAYATASERMLKAIGEPELVDTRNDPRLSRIFANKVIKIYPAFREFYGMEDAIEQVVSYFRHAAQGLEERKQILYLLGPVGGGKSSIAERLKQLMEQVPFYAIKGSPVNESPLGLFNATEDGEILEKEYGIPQRYLNRILSPWAVKRLEEYGGDIRQFQVVKRYPSVLRQIAVAKTEPGDENNQDISSLVGKIDIRKLETYAQDDPDAYAYSGGLCLANQGLLEFVEMFKAPIKVLHPLLTATQEGNFKGTEGFGAIPFDGIVLAHSNESEWKAFRNNKNNEAFLDRIYIVKVPYCLRVSEEIKIYEKLVRNSSLSLAPCSPGTLRMMAQFSVLTRLKEPENSSIFSKMQVYDGENLKDTDPKAKSIQEYRDYAGVDEGMSGVSTRFAFKIISKVFNFDSGEVAANPVHLMYVLEQQIEREQFAAETEQKYLSYIKELMAPRYAEFIGKEIQTAYLESYSEYGQNIFDRYVTYADYWIQDQEYRDQDTGEVFDRGSLNAELEKIEKPAGISNPKDFRNEIVNFVLRARAGNAGKNPLWTSYEKLRTVIEKKMFSNTEELLPVISFNAKSSADEMKKHEDFVNRMVQKGYTAKQVRLLCEWYLRVRKSS, from the coding sequence ATGGATGTCATCAGTAACTTCGCCGCCCGCTACGAGCGGACTCGCGAAGAGGTCCTTTCCCTGCAGGAGTACCTCGAGATCTGCAAACGGGAGCCCACGGCCTACGCCACCGCTTCCGAGCGAATGCTCAAGGCCATCGGGGAGCCGGAGCTTGTCGACACGCGCAACGACCCACGCCTGTCGCGCATCTTCGCCAACAAGGTCATCAAGATCTACCCGGCCTTCCGCGAGTTCTACGGCATGGAGGACGCCATCGAACAGGTGGTGTCCTACTTCCGGCACGCGGCGCAGGGGCTCGAAGAGAGGAAGCAGATCCTCTACCTGCTCGGCCCGGTCGGCGGCGGCAAGAGCTCGATCGCCGAGCGGCTGAAGCAGTTGATGGAGCAGGTGCCCTTCTATGCCATCAAGGGCTCGCCGGTCAACGAATCCCCGCTCGGCCTCTTCAACGCCACCGAAGACGGCGAGATCCTCGAGAAGGAATACGGCATCCCGCAGCGCTACCTCAATCGCATCCTCTCGCCCTGGGCGGTGAAGCGGCTCGAGGAATACGGCGGCGACATCCGGCAGTTCCAGGTCGTCAAGCGCTACCCCTCGGTGCTGCGCCAGATCGCGGTGGCCAAGACCGAGCCCGGCGACGAGAACAACCAGGACATCTCATCGCTCGTCGGCAAGATCGACATCCGCAAGCTCGAGACCTATGCGCAGGACGACCCCGATGCCTACGCCTACTCCGGCGGCCTGTGCCTGGCCAACCAGGGCCTGCTGGAGTTCGTCGAGATGTTCAAGGCACCGATCAAGGTGCTGCACCCCCTGCTGACTGCCACGCAGGAAGGCAACTTCAAGGGCACCGAAGGCTTCGGCGCCATCCCCTTCGACGGCATCGTGCTCGCCCACAGCAACGAAAGCGAGTGGAAGGCGTTTCGCAACAACAAGAACAACGAGGCCTTCCTCGACCGGATCTACATCGTCAAGGTGCCCTACTGCCTGCGCGTCTCCGAAGAAATCAAGATCTACGAGAAGCTGGTGCGCAACTCCTCGCTGTCGCTGGCGCCCTGCTCGCCCGGCACGCTGCGCATGATGGCCCAGTTCTCGGTCCTCACGCGGCTGAAGGAACCGGAGAACTCCAGCATCTTCAGCAAGATGCAGGTGTACGACGGCGAGAACCTCAAGGACACCGATCCGAAGGCCAAGTCGATCCAGGAGTACCGCGACTACGCAGGCGTGGACGAGGGCATGAGCGGCGTGTCCACCCGCTTTGCCTTCAAGATCATCTCCAAGGTCTTCAACTTCGACAGCGGCGAGGTCGCCGCCAACCCGGTGCACCTGATGTATGTGCTCGAGCAGCAGATCGAGCGCGAGCAGTTCGCCGCCGAGACCGAGCAGAAGTACCTGTCCTACATCAAGGAGCTGATGGCGCCGCGCTATGCGGAGTTCATCGGCAAGGAGATCCAGACCGCGTACCTCGAGAGCTACTCCGAATACGGCCAGAACATCTTCGATCGCTATGTCACCTACGCCGACTACTGGATCCAGGACCAGGAGTACCGCGACCAGGACACCGGCGAGGTGTTCGACCGTGGTTCGCTCAACGCCGAACTCGAGAAGATCGAGAAGCCCGCGGGCATCAGCAACCCCAAGGACTTCCGCAACGAGATCGTGAACTTCGTGCTGCGCGCGCGTGCCGGCAACGCGGGCAAGAACCCGCTGTGGACCAGCTACGAGAAGCTGCGCACGGTGATCGAGAAGAAGATGTTCTCCAACACCGAGGAGCTGCTGCCCGTCATCAGCTTCAACGCCAAGAGCAGTGCCGACGAGATGAAGAAGCACGAGGATTTCGTCAACCGCATGGTGCAGAAGGGCTACACCGCCAAGCAGGTCCGCCTGCTGTGCGAGTGGTACCTGCGCGTGCGCAAGAGCTCATGA
- a CDS encoding YeaH/YhbH family protein — translation MLQQIIDRRLSGKNKSIGNRERFLRRYREQIGEAVRRAVSGRNIRDLEQGEDITLPKRDVSEPVFGHGPGGDREYVHPGNREYVKGDRIERPQGGGGGKGSGSQAGDGEGGEDDFVFRLTKEEFMRVFFEDLALPHLIRTQLAEVPEWKSHRAGFTQDGMPTNLHVVRSMRGALARRIALGGDSRREIRELEAHLLHLKRSPRAADALVQREIRDTEAKIEELRAKAKHIPFLDPIDLRYRNRVKVPIPSAKAVMFCLMDVSGSMDEARKDMSKRFFMLLYLFLTRHYEKIELVFIRHHTQASEVSEEEFFHATETGGTVVSSALTLMHDIIRARFPSSEWNIYGAQASDGDNWHQDSGRCRELLADHLLPLVRYYAYVQVADAEQNMWEEYTQLVDSHKNFAMRKVADAADIYPVFRDLFKKERATV, via the coding sequence ATGCTGCAGCAGATCATCGACCGCCGTCTGTCGGGGAAGAACAAGTCCATCGGCAACCGCGAGCGTTTCCTGCGGCGCTATCGCGAGCAGATCGGGGAGGCCGTGCGGCGCGCCGTCAGCGGCCGCAACATCCGGGACCTCGAACAGGGCGAGGACATCACGCTGCCCAAGCGCGACGTCTCGGAACCGGTGTTCGGCCATGGCCCCGGCGGCGACCGCGAGTACGTGCATCCCGGCAACCGCGAGTACGTCAAGGGCGACCGCATCGAGCGGCCCCAGGGCGGCGGCGGCGGCAAGGGAAGCGGCTCGCAGGCGGGCGACGGCGAAGGCGGCGAAGACGACTTCGTCTTCCGCCTCACCAAGGAAGAGTTCATGCGGGTCTTCTTCGAGGACCTTGCCCTGCCCCACCTGATCCGCACCCAGTTGGCCGAAGTGCCGGAGTGGAAAAGCCACCGCGCCGGCTTCACGCAGGACGGCATGCCCACCAACCTGCACGTGGTGCGGTCGATGCGTGGCGCGCTGGCGCGCCGCATCGCGCTGGGTGGCGACTCGCGGCGCGAGATCCGGGAGCTCGAGGCCCACCTCCTGCACCTGAAGCGCAGCCCGCGCGCGGCCGATGCACTGGTGCAGCGCGAGATCCGCGACACCGAGGCCAAGATCGAGGAGCTGAGGGCCAAGGCCAAGCACATCCCCTTTCTGGACCCGATCGACCTTCGCTACCGCAACCGGGTGAAGGTGCCGATCCCCTCGGCCAAGGCCGTGATGTTCTGCCTGATGGACGTTTCCGGGTCGATGGACGAGGCGCGCAAGGACATGTCCAAGCGCTTCTTCATGCTGCTGTACCTGTTCCTGACGCGCCACTACGAAAAGATCGAGCTGGTCTTCATCCGGCATCACACCCAGGCCAGCGAAGTCAGCGAAGAAGAGTTCTTCCATGCCACCGAGACCGGCGGCACGGTGGTTTCCAGCGCGCTCACGCTGATGCACGACATCATCCGCGCGCGTTTTCCAAGCAGCGAGTGGAACATCTACGGCGCCCAGGCCAGCGACGGCGACAACTGGCACCAGGACAGCGGCCGATGCCGCGAGCTGCTGGCCGACCACCTGCTGCCGCTGGTGCGCTACTACGCCTACGTGCAGGTGGCCGACGCCGAGCAGAACATGTGGGAGGAGTACACGCAGCTGGTGGACTCCCACAAGAACTTTGCAATGCGCAAGGTCGCCGACGCGGCGGACATCTACCCGGTGTTCCGCGACCTGTTCAAAAAGGAGAGGGCAACGGTGTGA